The sequence below is a genomic window from Pleurocapsa sp. PCC 7327.
TTAGATAGGGCGTTAGAACACATTAACCTCGTCGCCCAGGAAATGAGCCAAGATGACAGTTGGCGGCGACAGATCCTAGAAACTCCCCAAGTCCTAGGCGTAGATAGCTTTGACGATCGCGGGGCAATCGTGCGAGTCTGGATCAAAACCCAACCGCTCAAACAATGGGATGTCTCGCGCGAATTTCGCCGTCGCATTAAGATAAAGTTCGAGCAAGCCGAAATTCCTCTGCCTGTGCCGCAGCAGCAAGTCTGGTTTAGTAGGCAGTATACAAGTAAGAACAGAAGACGGAAGGTAGAAAACGGAGGAGTGGGAGACTTTTGAGACCAGGGATTGTGGGGAGTGTGGGGAGAACTGGGAGACAATTAATCACTAACTACTGTACGGGCAGTTTTTTTGCAGTAACTGTAGATAAATCTCTAGGGTTTTTAGATAAACTTGCCTCTACTAACCATTAAATACTAACCGATCCCCTAACCCCCTTATTAAGGGCGGATAAAGGGGGGATTCCAAAATCCTTTATCAAATGACCAATGACTATTCTGGAAGAAAAATTCTTTGCCAAGCTCAGAGAAGCAGGCATGCCAGAAGTTCCCCATCGCTTTTCTGTGGTTGCGCATCATCAAGAAATTCCCCAGTCAATTTTGACAGAAATAGGCACCTTTATTCGCATCTTCGATCGCGTGACACAAAGATCTACCTGGCAAGAAGCAGTAACGACCGATGCCCCAGAAATCGCCCGTTCTCCCCGTCCAGAAGTCTGTTTTTTTAGCGCCTGGGATTTTCATCTGCCGCCCGAACGTCCGTTTGCTTGGCAAGCGCTCGAATTCAATGACAACGGTTCTGGGCTTTTCTTGGCTGGATTAATTAACGCGACTTTTTATGAAATAGCCGACCTACAAAAACGCGCCGATATCCAACCTCCACTGCAATTTTCTGCCCTAAGCGAGTTAGTAGCCAGCTTCGTCGAAGAAGAAGCCAGAAGATTTTATGGAGAATTTCCTCGAGGGATATTTCTCATTCTCGACGATGCCGAATCGCTAGAGCGAGGTAAGTTTCAGTCAGAACTGAGACTGATGCGAGACCTCTGGCGGAATCGAGGATGGCAGGTAGAAATCGCTTCCCCGACAGAAACTCAATGGGATGGTCGGCGACTACTAGCTAAAGGAAAGGAAGTTTCCTTTATTGTCAACCGCTCGACTGATTTTTTCTGGCAAGCCGATGTATTCTCGTCCCTGCGTGCTGCCTACGCGGCAGGCAAAGTGTATGTAGCTCCTAATCCCTTTACCTACATTACTCGCAGCGATAAGCGATTATTAGAGTTTTTCTCTCTGCCTCACTGGGATAAAGAATTAGGTATTCAACCGGAGGAGCGAATTTGTCTGAGTACCCATGTCCCAGAAACTTACTTGCTCAGAGAAAGCAATGTTGACGAGATCGCATCTCGCAAGGAGGAATTTTTCTTTAAGCCTCTCTATAGCTTTGCTAGTCACGGTGTTTTGACCAGTTCGCAGGTGGGGCGATCGCGATTGCGCCGACTGATCGAGAAGGGAAAGCCTTATGTCGCCCAGAAAAAGGTTCCCAAGTCCTGGCTGCGACTGCCAAAAATGCAAGAAAATGCTCGTTTGTGGGCGGATTTGCGAGTGTGGGCTTATCGAGGCCAGATTTTTCTCTTATCTGGACGAGCTTCCCGCCATCCCGAATTGCTCGATCTGACTCCTCCAGGAGGCTGGATTCCTACTTATGCAAGATAATATCTCTTTACATGCAAAAATGCTACAAGTCTTCGGTTGAAAGCCCCTCTCCCGCTCTGGGAGAGGGGTTGGGGTGAGGGCGATTGTCATTTTTGAGGCAATAAATTTTTCCTTTTTCCTTTTAATTTGAGGGCGCGATCGCCATAAATTATTTGAATTACCATAACATATGGTTGAGAAAGTAACGGCAAAGTTTCAGTCCTTCTGGTTCCTGGTAGTCTGTTGGCAAGAGTGCGACCAATGCAGCTTGCAACGCCTCCAAAGCAGCATCTACTTCTTGGCGTTTCGGTCGCTTCGATTGGGGAAAACGTAATGGTTCTCCGAACCGAATGGTTAATTCTTTCCACAAATAAAGATCTTGTGTTCCAATCAGTACAACAGGTACGATTGGAACTCCAGCCTGTAACGCATAAATTGATGTCCCTCGTTTTAGTGGCAGGTATAATTTCCCTTCGGCAGTTCCCAAGCGTCCTTCAGGAAAGAGGATAATCCCTTCCCCACGCATCAAAATTGTTCGAGCGATGCGATTGAGTTGTCGTAGGGTTGGCATGTCACTTCCTGTTGGGACATCTCGTTCGATGCTTTTAGCTAACTCGACGAGATCGGCGCGATCGCGTTTTGCCCCTTCGATGACCGCCTTCTCCTCTTTCCACCAACGATCTAGAGGAACGATCCCACCGGCAAAAGAGAGAATTTGGCGCTTCCACCACTTATTGTAGAGCGCGCGACCATCACCGAAAACGTAGTAGTAGGGTTGCGCGGGGAGTTCGGCAAGCAGGAGCAGGGGATCGATAGAATTGAGGTGATTGGCTGCCAGAATTGCCGATTCGTTAGGTAGTCGTTCGAGGTGTTCGACCCGTATCCGAAAGAGCGCATGGAGCAGCGATCGCAGCACAAAGCGTCGCAGTCTACCGCTGGCTCTAGATTCAGGATATTCTTGGGAAAGCGGATCGAGCCGATCGAGCGTTTTCTCCATTGCATGGCGAACATCGCGATCGCGTGCGGCAGCGAGTCCCTCTTGCGCCCGTTTGATGGTTGCGGCAGTCAAGGGCGGCAAACTATCCGATTGTGTTTCATCCATTTTTCTCGTTTTTTCCCACCAACAGGCTCTTAGCTAGCAAAAACAGAGCCGATTAGTCTAAATTTTATAGATATAGTTACTAACTGCGATCGCCCGTCGCCGAGCTAATCGTTTTTGCTTGTGCTTATATGACTTTTATCCGCATACCAAAATCCCGGGAAGTTTCAGAGAACGAAATTACCTCAGAAACCATCTATTTCAATCGCCGTCGCTTTCTAAAAACTTTAGTCGGTGCTGGGATTGGCGCAAGTTTAATTCCGCTGGCAGGATGTCAAAAATCTTCTTCCGAAGCTGCATTGGCAGCCAGCCTCGATTTGCCGAAAATTAGCTCTTTTCACACCAATCCTGCTTTTGCCAAGGTCGATCGCCCCATTTGCGATCGCGAGTTGGCAGGACGTTACAATAATTTTTACGAATATGGTAGCACCAAAAATATCTGGTTGAAAGCTCAAAAATTACCAACTGAAAATTGGCAAGTAGAAGTTACGGGATTGGTCAAAAATCCTCGTACTTACGATCTCGACGATCTCAAAAAAACTTTTCCTCTCGAAGAGAGAATTTATCGCTTCCGTTGCGTTGAAGCTTGGTCGATGGTTCTCCCTTGGATTGGCTTTCCGATGAAGTCGTTAATTGAAGCCGTCGAACCCACTTCAGCGGCTAAATTCGTGCGCTTTACCTCCTTTTACGACTCAGACGTGACCAAAGGGCCCGGTCTTCATTTAGGATCTCTTCCTTGGCCCTATACGGAAGGATTGCGCATCGAAGAGATGGCGAATGAATTAGCCTTTTTTGCCGTAGGAATTTACGGACGCGAGTTGCCCAAACAACACGGCGCGCCCATCCGCATGGTACTTCCTTGGAAGTATGGATTTAAAGGGGCAAAATCGATTGTCAAGATTGAGTTTGTCGATACTCAACCAGCAACCTTTTGGAATACGGTCGTACCGAAGGAGTACGATTTTGAGGCCAACGTCAATCCTACTAAACCCCATCCTCGTTGGTCGCAAGCGACTGAAAAATTTATCAGCAAAGGGCCGGGTTTATCGTGGGAATTTAAGGAAACTTTACCATACAACGGTTATGGAGAGTACGTTGCGAGTTTATATCGAGTTTAATTTTATGCAGAGGTAATGCTGTTGGTTTCTAAAAATAGCTCTAAATCTTTATAGGTGATGCCATAGGTCACGGTCGGCTTTTCGTATCCTTTGAGCGTTACTTCAGACTGATGAAATAGCGCTTGAGCTTCCTTAAATTCTGATAGGTAACTGTAAGTCGTCTCTCCGATCGCGATATCCAACCCGATTTCTTTTGTCGTCGATTCCAAACGAAAGGCTGCATTGACGGTATCGCCGATCGCCGTGTAATCTGGATGCTCGTCGCTGCCCGTATTGCCCACCATAGCATAGCCTGTATTGATTCCCGTGCCAATTCTCAACGGGAAAGGCAGCGGGTATTGAGCGCTCAATTCCTCTGTCATTTTATAGAGATCGCTAGCTGCCTGAAAAATTTGCAGCAGTTCCTCTTTTTTAGCTTCTTCGTGTCCGTGAAACCAGATTGCCATGATGGCATCGCCGATGTATTTGTCTACCCAACTGCCTGCGTCGCGAATGATATCTCCTGCTTGACGAAACCAGTTGCCGATCAGCGATGAGAGCATCTCTTCGTTTAACTGTCTGGTAAGGACGGTAAAGTCCCGCATATCCACTACCATCACGGACATCAGTCTTCGCTCGTGCAACACGGAGGTCATCGTTTCTCGATCTGAGTTGTGACGAGAGCTTTGCGCTTGGCGACTAGCAGAGGGACAATGAAACTCTACGTCAGTTTTGCCAAAGGTGACGCGATCGCTATCCCGTAACGTTACCGGAATACTGACTCTGCGTCCGTTGACAAACGTGCCGTTGCGACTGCCTAAGTCGATCAGAAAAAATTCTCCCGTCCCCATAGACTGTAAAATGGCGTGATGGCGAGAAATACAGTTATCGGAAATAACAAAATCATTATCTTTACCGCGACCGATCGTCCAATAGGTTTTGCCAACTAATGGTAGGTAGCGGTTACCTCTAGTTGTTTGAAGTAGCAAGTATGGATTTTGTCCTGGGTTCTCCACGGGTAGGCGAGCGATGTGAGTATAGATTTCTTTTTTAACTCATAGACGCTGCTAGCAAAAACAGACTATCCACTAAGATTGTACTCAATACTGCCCCAGCAAATGCCCACCAGTGTAATTCTGGTTTTTGTAGCGATCGCCACCCCACAACAATCAGTAAATCGACTAAAACGACTGCCCAACTGATGCCCCAAGGCGTTTGGATTTGCGCGATCGCGCTTTGAAAAATCGGTCTTGCTAACGCGGGATTGACTTGCATCAATTGTCGCCAGTAGGGAATTAACCCAGTTAAATAGAAAAATAAGTCTGTGATAGCAGTCCCCAACAAAGAACCGAGATAAAACCAGTTGCCTATTTTTCCCCAACCCCGCCACAAGCACCAGCAAGCAAACGGTACGCCAATCGACTCTACAGGCAGATGAATAAGGGGTTCCCAACGCAGCCATCCCCAATAAATCGAGCCAGCCAGCCAACTCCAACTAAATCCTATCAGCAAATCTCCCCAGATTTGCGTCTTCGGATGCTTAAGCAACGCGATTCCTAAGATCGCCCATCCACCTGTCAGCAATAAACTTACCCAGGGAAATAATCTCACCAGAGGAGTCTGAATAAAGACGGGAACGGAAACTAAAAAAGCTGCTGCTAAGAAAAAAAATCCAGCTTGACGTTCTCTCGTTTGAGTTAAAGATAGAACCTGCGAAGTTTTGCCTGATGGCAATGCGCGAGCGGAAGTGACAGAAGACGTGGAAGAAACCAAGGTTTGATTTATCAAAATGTTTTTAATATTCTTTACTTATCTTTACCTATCTCAATATACCATAGGTCAAGATTCCTTATATTTAAGGATAAAAGATGGGGCATAAATTGGAAAGACCTTCTGTAAGTCAATTAAGAGAGACAGGATAACTGGGGGATCCTTTTTTAAGGATGGGGAGACTGGGGGAGGGGGGAGACAATTAACTACTAACCAATTCCCAATGCGATCGGCAAACGCCCCGATTCGATGAATTCGATTTATAATATTATTTAAGGATTAAGGATTTCTAAAAATTTTTCAAAAACTTCATTTTTTCAATTTTTTTATCAAATAACAATTGACGACTTAAGTCTACTTTCTCAGTCTTTTTAACAATGGTGCGTCTGCCCTAAAACACCACTGGTAGCTTTAGGAAGGTAAAATATGTCTAGAACGACCGATCGCAATTCTTGGCTATCGCTAAAAACTGGCACGATTTCCTTCGAAAGCGCTGTGCGGATAGCAGCAAGTACGCTAATGTTGGGGATGTTAATCTCTATCCCCCCGTTGAATTTACCTGCTAGCGCATACAAGCTGAGTACCGGACAGACTGTCTTTTTTAAATCTCCCCGCTTAATTCGGGCTGCTGCCAGCCAAAACGCGCCAGGAGCCGCATCAACAACCTATCAGTTTACTATTGAAGTTCCCAAAAATGCGGGAGAAGCGCTAGCCGCCGTTACGATTACGCAGAAACCCAGTCCAGAACGGATTAAATTTGATGTCAGCCAAAGCAAAGCGTTTATCGGCGACAGTTTTGCTGGGGGATCGCAACTGGCTCTCTCTAGTATTGGCGGGAGCGAGCCATCGGAAGAAAACTCGGTGACTATAGCGTTTGACGAGCCTGTAGAACCCGGAACGACGGTAACGGTTTCTTTAAAAGCTTTACGCAATCCCGACCGAGGCGGCAACTATCAGTTTGGTGTTACGGCTTATCCAGTAGGAGAAAATAGCCTCGGTTTATATTTAGGTACGGCACGGTTGCAGTTTATGCCCCGTTAGCTCGCTTTTTGCTGAAAACTAAATCCTATCGGCTAAAGCCCTGAAACATCAGTAGTATGAGTGGTACGAAGTCCTTCGAGTTTGGAGACAATCTTAGGTTTGAGCTTTTCTAGTTCTTGTTTAAGTAGCTTTTTGGTCACTTGCGGCTTTCCTGGCTGGACGATTTGACTGGTATTTGCCCATTCAAGCAACATTTTGCATTGATTGGGTGCGATAGTAGACTTCATCACATGCTGGCATCGCTGGGGATTTTCTAAGGGAAAGAACAAAATCCAGTAGCAGCCAGTCTCTGCTAAAAGCCTAGCTAATTTCTGGCCGGCAGGCGTTTTGAGATCCAAATAACAGGGCAACCACCGAGGACCGTAGTCGCGGTGATAGAGAACCGTTATCCAGAGAATCGTTGGATGGGGATTGGGCATAAAGAGAAATTGGTTATAGCGGATGCTGGCGATGCGATTGTGAATGTCTTGGCGATCCAGCATGACCCACAAGCTAGTAAATATGCCCTCAGAAGTGCGAATCAAATTAGGAAAAACAATTTTTTGCTGGGGTTTATCTTCGGGCCAGGATTTTTGCAGGCAAATATCTTTCGTTGAACCCAGAGAGCTGCGAGAACTGCGGCTGATAGTTTTATCCTGCTCTAAAGTCGGTGGCAACTCGCGAGCAATTGGACGATTATTTTGATAAATGGGATCGATCCCGTCTAGAGCTTGGATCAGTTCGCTGACGCTTTGTGGGCGATCCTGGGGCGATTTGGCAAGGCACTTCACGATCAGTGCTTCTAATGCCGGAGGGATTTTTAAGCTAGGGTTGAATGGTTGAGGCTTGGCATAGTGATGGGCTTCATACCACCCGCCAAAGGAGGAATTTTCTGGGAAGATCGGCATCTCGCCCGTCAGCATCTCGTACATCATAATCCCCAGACTGTAAATGTCAGAACGATTGTCGAGTTCTTTGCCCTCCATTTGCTCTGGGGAACAGTAGGCGAGAGTTCCCATAAACGACTGGGTTTGCGATTCGCCAGACTGAATCAGCTTGGCAATTCCAAAATCGAGGATTTTAACTAATTCTCCTAAAGCAGAATCTTGCGTGACTAAAATATTGCTCGGTTTGATATCTCGGTGAATAATAGGACAAAGTTCGCCCCCAAATATGATTCCCTTATGGGCGCATTCCAAACCAAAACAAATTTGGCGAGTTAGCTTTAAGAATCGCGGCAGAGGGAGAGGTTGATATTTAATAACTTCACTGAGACTTTCTCCTTGAAGGTATTCCATGACATAGAAAGGAATATCTCTCTCATCGACTCCGTAGTCTCTGACACGAACGATGTGAATGCTTTTTTCGCCTAATTGGGCAGAAATGGTAGCTTCTCGCTCGAAGCGATCGCGCATTTTGTTGTTGAGTAATGCCTGAGAGAGGAATTTAACGGCAACAGTGACCCCTCCGAGTACTTTATCCTCGGCGCGATAAACGTGACCCATAGCACCGCTACCAACTAAGTCAACGAGTTGATAGCGGTTAGCGAGTAAGCGGCGGTGTCTGGAATCTGTCGTCATGATCGGGCGACTGTCTGAATGGTGAGTAATGTTTCTAAAAGCAATAGCTAATTAATCTGTCTCAAGGCTGACGTTCCAAAACGGCTTCTATGGTACATTCAAGTAAATGCCCCGCTAGAATGCCACCGGAAAGGTGATAGGTGTTATCGTTAACTCGATAATAGGTTTCAAAACCGCTCCGCCTTTGGCGATCGCTTAAAACCAAGTATCGTTGAACGATCGATTCCGGCCCAATCCATCCTTCTCCTTCAACTCGCCCCAAGAGACTTTGCTGTAGAACATAGGTGTACTGGCGTTCCTCCTCGTCGAGACGACCCCGATACTCAAAGGAGATTTCTTGGCGATCGCTGTCGGGAAAAACGATTTTGGTTACCATTGTGAACCAGTTTTCCTGATTCCAGGCAACAATGGTTCGACCTTTAACGGGAAAGACGATCC
It includes:
- a CDS encoding DUF3120 domain-containing protein, which codes for MVSSTSSVTSARALPSGKTSQVLSLTQTRERQAGFFFLAAAFLVSVPVFIQTPLVRLFPWVSLLLTGGWAILGIALLKHPKTQIWGDLLIGFSWSWLAGSIYWGWLRWEPLIHLPVESIGVPFACWCLWRGWGKIGNWFYLGSLLGTAITDLFFYLTGLIPYWRQLMQVNPALARPIFQSAIAQIQTPWGISWAVVLVDLLIVVGWRSLQKPELHWWAFAGAVLSTILVDSLFLLAASMS
- a CDS encoding serine/threonine-protein kinase, coding for MTTDSRHRRLLANRYQLVDLVGSGAMGHVYRAEDKVLGGVTVAVKFLSQALLNNKMRDRFEREATISAQLGEKSIHIVRVRDYGVDERDIPFYVMEYLQGESLSEVIKYQPLPLPRFLKLTRQICFGLECAHKGIIFGGELCPIIHRDIKPSNILVTQDSALGELVKILDFGIAKLIQSGESQTQSFMGTLAYCSPEQMEGKELDNRSDIYSLGIMMYEMLTGEMPIFPENSSFGGWYEAHHYAKPQPFNPSLKIPPALEALIVKCLAKSPQDRPQSVSELIQALDGIDPIYQNNRPIARELPPTLEQDKTISRSSRSSLGSTKDICLQKSWPEDKPQQKIVFPNLIRTSEGIFTSLWVMLDRQDIHNRIASIRYNQFLFMPNPHPTILWITVLYHRDYGPRWLPCYLDLKTPAGQKLARLLAETGCYWILFFPLENPQRCQHVMKSTIAPNQCKMLLEWANTSQIVQPGKPQVTKKLLKQELEKLKPKIVSKLEGLRTTHTTDVSGL
- a CDS encoding adenylate/guanylate cyclase domain-containing protein, which produces MENPGQNPYLLLQTTRGNRYLPLVGKTYWTIGRGKDNDFVISDNCISRHHAILQSMGTGEFFLIDLGSRNGTFVNGRRVSIPVTLRDSDRVTFGKTDVEFHCPSASRQAQSSRHNSDRETMTSVLHERRLMSVMVVDMRDFTVLTRQLNEEMLSSLIGNWFRQAGDIIRDAGSWVDKYIGDAIMAIWFHGHEEAKKEELLQIFQAASDLYKMTEELSAQYPLPFPLRIGTGINTGYAMVGNTGSDEHPDYTAIGDTVNAAFRLESTTKEIGLDIAIGETTYSYLSEFKEAQALFHQSEVTLKGYEKPTVTYGITYKDLELFLETNSITSA
- the msrP gene encoding protein-methionine-sulfoxide reductase catalytic subunit MsrP; this encodes MTFIRIPKSREVSENEITSETIYFNRRRFLKTLVGAGIGASLIPLAGCQKSSSEAALAASLDLPKISSFHTNPAFAKVDRPICDRELAGRYNNFYEYGSTKNIWLKAQKLPTENWQVEVTGLVKNPRTYDLDDLKKTFPLEERIYRFRCVEAWSMVLPWIGFPMKSLIEAVEPTSAAKFVRFTSFYDSDVTKGPGLHLGSLPWPYTEGLRIEEMANELAFFAVGIYGRELPKQHGAPIRMVLPWKYGFKGAKSIVKIEFVDTQPATFWNTVVPKEYDFEANVNPTKPHPRWSQATEKFISKGPGLSWEFKETLPYNGYGEYVASLYRV
- a CDS encoding DUF2808 domain-containing protein, with amino-acid sequence MSRTTDRNSWLSLKTGTISFESAVRIAASTLMLGMLISIPPLNLPASAYKLSTGQTVFFKSPRLIRAAASQNAPGAASTTYQFTIEVPKNAGEALAAVTITQKPSPERIKFDVSQSKAFIGDSFAGGSQLALSSIGGSEPSEENSVTIAFDEPVEPGTTVTVSLKALRNPDRGGNYQFGVTAYPVGENSLGLYLGTARLQFMPR
- a CDS encoding 1-acyl-sn-glycerol-3-phosphate acyltransferase — its product is MDETQSDSLPPLTAATIKRAQEGLAAARDRDVRHAMEKTLDRLDPLSQEYPESRASGRLRRFVLRSLLHALFRIRVEHLERLPNESAILAANHLNSIDPLLLLAELPAQPYYYVFGDGRALYNKWWKRQILSFAGGIVPLDRWWKEEKAVIEGAKRDRADLVELAKSIERDVPTGSDMPTLRQLNRIARTILMRGEGIILFPEGRLGTAEGKLYLPLKRGTSIYALQAGVPIVPVVLIGTQDLYLWKELTIRFGEPLRFPQSKRPKRQEVDAALEALQAALVALLPTDYQEPEGLKLCRYFLNHMLW